A region of Phalacrocorax carbo chromosome 7, bPhaCar2.1, whole genome shotgun sequence DNA encodes the following proteins:
- the ULK3 gene encoding serine/threonine-protein kinase ULK3 isoform X1 gives MAGAGWAPPRLDEFILTERLGAGTYATVYKAYRKRDAREVVAIKCVSKRSLNRVSVENLLTEIEILKTIRHPHIVELKDFQWDSDHIYLIMEFCAGGDLSRFIRMRRILPEKVARIFLQQLACALKFLHDCNISHLDLKPQNILLSALENPQLKLADFGFAQHMSPWDEKHVLRGSPLYMAPEMVCRQQYDARVDLWSVGVILYEALFGRPPFASRSFAELEEKIRSTQAVELPSRPLLSPECRDLLRQLLERDPMKRISFEHFFAHPFVDMEHIPSPESLCKATDLVVEAVKKDQEGDASAALSLYCKALEYFVPALHYESDARRKEAIRAKVGQYISRAEELKALVTSSSKNLLQQENPSRALLKEMAKDKPRLCTALEMASAAIAKEEEGKDDSDTLELYQQSLGELLLLLAAEPAGRRRELLHAEIQNLMARAEYLKDQMKMREAQSMGKEALAEPVRSTWGHPCLGAHPGWVTVCAAK, from the exons ATGGCCGGTGCGGGCTGGGCCCCGCCGCGCCTGGACGAGTTCATCCTCACTGAACGCCTCGGTGCCGGCACCTACGCCACCGTCTACAAGGCCTACAGGAAG AGGGATGCACGTGAGGTGGTGGCCATCAAGTGTGTGAGCAAGAGGAGCCTCAACCGGGTGTCGGTGGAGAACCTGCTGACAGAGATTGAGATCCTGAAGACCATCCGCCACCCACACATCGTGGAGCTCAAGGACTTccag TGGGACAGTGACCACATCTACCTGATCATGGAGTTCTGTGCTGGGGGGGACCTCTCCCGCTTCATCCGGATGCGCAGGATCCTCCCCGAGAAGGTGGCACGCatcttcctgcagcagcttg CCTGCGCCCTGAAGTTCCTCCACGACTGCAACATCTCCCACCTGGACCTCAAGCCACAGAACATCCTCCTGAGTGCCCTGGAGAACCCCCAGCTGAAGCTGGCAG ATTTTGGGTTTGCGCAGCACATGTCGCCATGGGATGAGAAACACGTTCTGCGGGGCTCCCCACTCTACATGGCCCCTGAGATGGTGTGCCGCCAGCAGTACGATGCCCGGGTGGACTTGTGGTCCGTGGGTGTCATCCTTTATG AAGCACTTTTCGGAAGGCCACCCTTCGCCTCCCGCTCCTTTGCTGAGCTGGAGGAGAAGATCCGCAGCACCCAGGCTGTCGAG ctgcccagcCGGCCCCTGCTCTCCCCGGAGTGCCGGGATCTTTTACGACAGCTCTTGGAGAGGGATCCGATGAAACGTATCTCTTTTGAGCACTTCTTTGCCCACCCTTTTGTGGATATGGAGCACATCCCCAGCCCTGAGAGCCTCTGCAAGGCG ACTGACCTGGTGGTGGAGGCAGTGAAGAAGGATCAGGAAGGGGACGCCTCCGCTGCCCTCTCACTCTACTGCAAAGCCCTGGAGTATTTTGTGCCAGCTCTGCACT atgaAAGTGATGCTCGCCGGAAAGAAGCCATCCGTGCCAAG gtgggGCAATACATCTCCCGAGCAGAGGAGCTGAAGGCATTGGTCACCTCCAGCAGCAAGAACCTCCTGCAGCAAGAGAACCCGTCCAGAGCGCTCCTTAAAG AGATGGCCAAGGACAAGCCTCGGCTCTGCACTGCGCTGGAAATGGCTTCTGCTGCCATTGCTAAG gaggaggaaggcaaagaTGACAGTGACACCCTGGAGCTCTaccagcagagcctgggggagctgctgctcctcctggctG cGGAACCTGCAGGCAGGCGACGGGAGCTGCTCCACGCAGAG ATCCAGAACCTGATGGCCCGAGCTGAGTACCTGAAAGATCAGATGAAG ATGCGGGAGGCGCAGTCTATGGGCAAGGAGGCACTGGCAGAGCCTGTCCGGAGCA caTGGGGTCATCCATGCCTGGGAGCCCACCCAGGCTGGGTGACAGTGTGTGCAGCCAAGTGA
- the ULK3 gene encoding serine/threonine-protein kinase ULK3 isoform X2 encodes MAGAGWAPPRLDEFILTERLGAGTYATVYKAYRKRDAREVVAIKCVSKRSLNRVSVENLLTEIEILKTIRHPHIVELKDFQWDSDHIYLIMEFCAGGDLSRFIRMRRILPEKVARIFLQQLACALKFLHDCNISHLDLKPQNILLSALENPQLKLADFGFAQHMSPWDEKHVLRGSPLYMAPEMVCRQQYDARVDLWSVGVILYEALFGRPPFASRSFAELEEKIRSTQAVELPSRPLLSPECRDLLRQLLERDPMKRISFEHFFAHPFVDMEHIPSPESLCKATDLVVEAVKKDQEGDASAALSLYCKALEYFVPALHYESDARRKEAIRAKVGQYISRAEELKALVTSSSKNLLQQENPSRALLKEMAKDKPRLCTALEMASAAIAKEEEGKDDSDTLELYQQSLGELLLLLAAEPAGRRRELLHAEGLSSLSARSRT; translated from the exons ATGGCCGGTGCGGGCTGGGCCCCGCCGCGCCTGGACGAGTTCATCCTCACTGAACGCCTCGGTGCCGGCACCTACGCCACCGTCTACAAGGCCTACAGGAAG AGGGATGCACGTGAGGTGGTGGCCATCAAGTGTGTGAGCAAGAGGAGCCTCAACCGGGTGTCGGTGGAGAACCTGCTGACAGAGATTGAGATCCTGAAGACCATCCGCCACCCACACATCGTGGAGCTCAAGGACTTccag TGGGACAGTGACCACATCTACCTGATCATGGAGTTCTGTGCTGGGGGGGACCTCTCCCGCTTCATCCGGATGCGCAGGATCCTCCCCGAGAAGGTGGCACGCatcttcctgcagcagcttg CCTGCGCCCTGAAGTTCCTCCACGACTGCAACATCTCCCACCTGGACCTCAAGCCACAGAACATCCTCCTGAGTGCCCTGGAGAACCCCCAGCTGAAGCTGGCAG ATTTTGGGTTTGCGCAGCACATGTCGCCATGGGATGAGAAACACGTTCTGCGGGGCTCCCCACTCTACATGGCCCCTGAGATGGTGTGCCGCCAGCAGTACGATGCCCGGGTGGACTTGTGGTCCGTGGGTGTCATCCTTTATG AAGCACTTTTCGGAAGGCCACCCTTCGCCTCCCGCTCCTTTGCTGAGCTGGAGGAGAAGATCCGCAGCACCCAGGCTGTCGAG ctgcccagcCGGCCCCTGCTCTCCCCGGAGTGCCGGGATCTTTTACGACAGCTCTTGGAGAGGGATCCGATGAAACGTATCTCTTTTGAGCACTTCTTTGCCCACCCTTTTGTGGATATGGAGCACATCCCCAGCCCTGAGAGCCTCTGCAAGGCG ACTGACCTGGTGGTGGAGGCAGTGAAGAAGGATCAGGAAGGGGACGCCTCCGCTGCCCTCTCACTCTACTGCAAAGCCCTGGAGTATTTTGTGCCAGCTCTGCACT atgaAAGTGATGCTCGCCGGAAAGAAGCCATCCGTGCCAAG gtgggGCAATACATCTCCCGAGCAGAGGAGCTGAAGGCATTGGTCACCTCCAGCAGCAAGAACCTCCTGCAGCAAGAGAACCCGTCCAGAGCGCTCCTTAAAG AGATGGCCAAGGACAAGCCTCGGCTCTGCACTGCGCTGGAAATGGCTTCTGCTGCCATTGCTAAG gaggaggaaggcaaagaTGACAGTGACACCCTGGAGCTCTaccagcagagcctgggggagctgctgctcctcctggctG cGGAACCTGCAGGCAGGCGACGGGAGCTGCTCCACGCAGAG GggctttcctctctttctgccaGATCCAGAACCTGA
- the ULK3 gene encoding serine/threonine-protein kinase ULK3 isoform X3: MAGAGWAPPRLDEFILTERLGAGTYATVYKAYRKWDSDHIYLIMEFCAGGDLSRFIRMRRILPEKVARIFLQQLACALKFLHDCNISHLDLKPQNILLSALENPQLKLADFGFAQHMSPWDEKHVLRGSPLYMAPEMVCRQQYDARVDLWSVGVILYEALFGRPPFASRSFAELEEKIRSTQAVELPSRPLLSPECRDLLRQLLERDPMKRISFEHFFAHPFVDMEHIPSPESLCKATDLVVEAVKKDQEGDASAALSLYCKALEYFVPALHYESDARRKEAIRAKVGQYISRAEELKALVTSSSKNLLQQENPSRALLKEMAKDKPRLCTALEMASAAIAKEEEGKDDSDTLELYQQSLGELLLLLAAEPAGRRRELLHAEIQNLMARAEYLKDQMKMREAQSMGKEALAEPVRSTWGHPCLGAHPGWVTVCAAK, encoded by the exons ATGGCCGGTGCGGGCTGGGCCCCGCCGCGCCTGGACGAGTTCATCCTCACTGAACGCCTCGGTGCCGGCACCTACGCCACCGTCTACAAGGCCTACAGGAAG TGGGACAGTGACCACATCTACCTGATCATGGAGTTCTGTGCTGGGGGGGACCTCTCCCGCTTCATCCGGATGCGCAGGATCCTCCCCGAGAAGGTGGCACGCatcttcctgcagcagcttg CCTGCGCCCTGAAGTTCCTCCACGACTGCAACATCTCCCACCTGGACCTCAAGCCACAGAACATCCTCCTGAGTGCCCTGGAGAACCCCCAGCTGAAGCTGGCAG ATTTTGGGTTTGCGCAGCACATGTCGCCATGGGATGAGAAACACGTTCTGCGGGGCTCCCCACTCTACATGGCCCCTGAGATGGTGTGCCGCCAGCAGTACGATGCCCGGGTGGACTTGTGGTCCGTGGGTGTCATCCTTTATG AAGCACTTTTCGGAAGGCCACCCTTCGCCTCCCGCTCCTTTGCTGAGCTGGAGGAGAAGATCCGCAGCACCCAGGCTGTCGAG ctgcccagcCGGCCCCTGCTCTCCCCGGAGTGCCGGGATCTTTTACGACAGCTCTTGGAGAGGGATCCGATGAAACGTATCTCTTTTGAGCACTTCTTTGCCCACCCTTTTGTGGATATGGAGCACATCCCCAGCCCTGAGAGCCTCTGCAAGGCG ACTGACCTGGTGGTGGAGGCAGTGAAGAAGGATCAGGAAGGGGACGCCTCCGCTGCCCTCTCACTCTACTGCAAAGCCCTGGAGTATTTTGTGCCAGCTCTGCACT atgaAAGTGATGCTCGCCGGAAAGAAGCCATCCGTGCCAAG gtgggGCAATACATCTCCCGAGCAGAGGAGCTGAAGGCATTGGTCACCTCCAGCAGCAAGAACCTCCTGCAGCAAGAGAACCCGTCCAGAGCGCTCCTTAAAG AGATGGCCAAGGACAAGCCTCGGCTCTGCACTGCGCTGGAAATGGCTTCTGCTGCCATTGCTAAG gaggaggaaggcaaagaTGACAGTGACACCCTGGAGCTCTaccagcagagcctgggggagctgctgctcctcctggctG cGGAACCTGCAGGCAGGCGACGGGAGCTGCTCCACGCAGAG ATCCAGAACCTGATGGCCCGAGCTGAGTACCTGAAAGATCAGATGAAG ATGCGGGAGGCGCAGTCTATGGGCAAGGAGGCACTGGCAGAGCCTGTCCGGAGCA caTGGGGTCATCCATGCCTGGGAGCCCACCCAGGCTGGGTGACAGTGTGTGCAGCCAAGTGA
- the CPLX3 gene encoding complexin-3, translated as MAFMVKSMVGGQLKNLTGGLGGEEKSEGEKSPAEAQGMTREEYEEYQRQLVEEKMERDAQFAQRKAERATFRSHFRDKYRLPKNETDDNQIQLVGGDVELPKELAKMIEQDNEEEEEKNSVIGQLSNIQNLDLDSLKDKASATLEDLKQSAEKCTVM; from the exons ATGGCGTTCATGGTGAAAAGCATGGTGGGGGGGCAGCTGAAGAACCTGACCGGTGGCCTGGGTGGCGAGGAGAAGAGCGAGGGCGAGAAGTCTCCAGCTGAGGCACAGGGCATGACCCGCGAGGAGTACGAGGAATATCAGCGGCAGCTGGTGGAGGAGAA GATGGAGAGAGATGCCCAATTTGCCCAGCGCAAGGCGGAGAGGGCGACGTTCAGGTCCCACTTCCGAGACAAGTACAGGCTCCCCAAG AACGAAACAGATGACAACCAGATCCAGCTGGTGGGAGGTGACGTGGAGCTGCCCAAAGAGCTGGCCAAGATGATCGAGCAGGACaacgaggaggaggaagagaagaactCGGTTATCGGCCAGCTCAGCAACATCCAGAACCTGGACCTTGATTCCTTGAAAGACAAAGCTTCAGCCACGCTAGAGGACCTGAAGCAATCGGCTGAGAAATGCACCGTGATGTGA